Proteins encoded within one genomic window of Cyprinus carpio isolate SPL01 chromosome A15, ASM1834038v1, whole genome shotgun sequence:
- the LOC109050842 gene encoding transmembrane protease serine 13-like, with translation MADNDTNDPPPPYYSMFTQKPVPYYVPKDPAQVAAVIVTQHVVAPPKRQESSGRSAKCWVGWLGALLVLALIGLAIWLGVHYGSKMYSVHYESDCRGNDCKDQEQHETYDGVTDTCSNSSIQCDGIQDCQKAVDETNCVRFGEGGVLQVRTAKDGRFLPVCSQGLDQSYADQICEQLGFRRSYVSNPVDSKTSVALTVGPRSAKLIQGLVNVSSGCQDEKAVSLECTDCGKPQSASRIIGGSASQLGQWPWQVSLHYSGSHVCGGSLVSPDFVVSAAHCFQGSMKNSVYWRVYAGTISQNSLQTPYLLKKIIVNENYNNNNNDYDVALLKLSSPVTFSSTVQPVCFPTFDQTFTDGSDCWTSGFGTTQQGADHASTSLMEVKVNIINTLQCNSSLVYHGAITKNMMCAGDMNGGRDSCQGDSGGPLMCKGGNNRWYLAGITSWGAGCGQRQRPGVYSRVTSLLPWIYSKMQQEKP, from the exons ATGGCAGACAATGACACG AATGACCCTCCTCCACCATACTACTCCATGTTCACACAGAAACCTGTGCCGTACTATGTTCCAAAGGATCCAGCACAAGTAGCAGCCGTCATCGTCACACAGCATGTTGTTG CTCCTCCAAAAAGACAGGAGTCTTCTGGACGGAGTGCCAAGTGTTGGGTTGGATGGTTAGGTGCACTGCTGGTGTTGGCTTTAATTGGACTGGCTATCTGGCTTGGAG TGCATTATGGATCCAAAATGTATTCTGTCCATTATGAGAGTGATTGTAGGGGAAACGATTGCAAGGATCAAGAACAGCATGAGACGTATGATGGCGTGACTGACACCTGCTCCAACTCCTCCATACAGTGCGACGGCATTCAAGACTGTCAAAAGGCCGTCGATGAGACAAACTGTG TGAGATTCGGTGAAGGTGGAGTGTTGCAGGTCAGAACTGCTAAGGATGGTCGATTCCTTCCAGTGTGTAGTCAGGGATTGGATCAGAGTTATGCTGACCAGATCTGTGAACAACTGGGCTTTAGAAG GTCTTATGTATCAAATCCAGTTGATAGCAAGACATCCGTAGCCCTTACTGTAGGACCTAGATCAGCCAAACTAATACAGGGTCTGGTCAATGTCAG TTCGGGCTGTCAAGATGAGAAAGCAGTCTCACTTGAATGCACAG actGTGGCAAGCCTCAAAGTGCCTCCAGGATCATAGGGGGCAGCGCCTCTCAGCTTGGCCAGTGGCCTTGGCAGGTTAGCCTGCATTACAGCGGAAGTCATGTTTGTGGTGGATCACTCGTCTCTCCAGACTTTGTTGTGTCAGCCGCCCATTGCTTCCAAGG CTCAATGAAGAATTCTGTTTATTGGCGTGTCTATGCTGGGACTATTTCCCAGAATTCCCTACAGACCCCCTACCTTCTGAAGAAGATTATAGTGAATGAGAactacaacaataacaataatgattaTGATGTTGCCTTGCTGAAACTCAGCAGTCCTGTTACCTTCTCAA GCACTGTGCAGCcagtttgctttcctacatttgACCAAACCTTTACAGATGGATCAGATTGCTGGACATCTGGTTTTGGGACAACACAACAGGGTGCAG ACCATGCCTCTACAAGCCTCATGGAAGTGAAAGTGAATATCATCAACACGCTTCAGTGTAACAGCAGTCTTGTGTACCATGGGGCCATCACCAAGAATATGATGTGTGCCGGTGATATGAATGGAGGCCGGGATTCCTGTCAG GGGGACAGTGGAGGTCCGCTGATGTGCAAGGGAGGTAATAACCGCTGGTATCTGGCTGGAATTACGAGTTGGGGAGCAGGATGTGGACAAAGACAAAGACCGGGAGTATATAGCAGAGTGACCAGCCTTCTGCCCTGGATCTACAGCAAGATGCAG CAAGAGAAGCCCTGA